The DNA sequence GCGGGTCTGGTCCCGGCCCTGCGGCTGGCGGAGTCCGCGGGTTTGTACGGCCTGGTCGAGGGGTTGACGGTGCCCTCACCCAACGCGGGGGTGAAGACGGCGAGTGTGGTCGGCGGGATGCTCGCCGGTGCGGACTCCATCGATGACCTGGACCTGTTGCGCCATGGCGGGATGGGCCGGGTCTTCGACGGGGTCCGGGCACCCTCGACGTTGGGCACGTTCCTGCGATCGTTCACCCACGGTCACGTCCAGCAGCTCGACAAGGTCAGCGGTGCGCTGCTGGCAGGGCTCGCTCGACAGGTTCCCGCCCTGGTGAACAGCGGCGCGAGGGCGCAGGGCATCGCGTTCGTCGATGTCGACGACACGATCCGGGAGGTCCACGGCTACGCCAAGCAGGCCGCGGCGTACGGCTACTCCGGGGTCCGGGGCCTGAACGTCCAGCTCGCCACTCTCTCCACGGAGGTGGCGGCGCCGGTGATCGTCCGGGCCCGGCTACGGCGCGGCAACGTCGCCTCGCACACCGGCGCCGGCCAGCTCCTCGCCCAGGCCCTGGGGACCGCCCGCGCCGCGGGCGTGAGCGGACCGGTGCTGTGCCGGGCGGACTCGGCGTACTACGGCCACGCCTTCGTCGCCACCGCCCTGCGCCACGGGGTGTGGTTCTCGGTGACCGTGCGGATGAACCCCCAGGCCAAGGCGGCCATCGCGGGCATCGGCGAGGACGCCTGGACCCCGATCAGGTACCCGCACGCGGTCTGGGACGAGGCCGAGCAGCGGTGGGTCTCCGACGCCGAGGTCGCCGAGGTCCCCTTCGTCGCGTTCACCTCCCGCCGCAAGGCCGAGCAGGTGACCTGCCGACTGATCGTGCGCCGCGTCCGACGGCTCCAGCCCCTGGCCGGTGACGGCAGCGAGCAGGGCGAGCTGTTCGCGGCCTACCGCCACCACGCGTTCATCACCAACTCCGACCTGGACACCATCGAGGCCGACCAGCGTCACCGGGGGCACGCGATCGTCGAGCAGGTCATCGCCGAGCTCAAGGACGGGCCCCTGGCGCACCTGCCGTCCGGGAAGTACGCGGCGAACGCGGCCTGGGTGGCGATGGCGACGATCGCGTTCAACATCGCCCGCGCCGCCGCCGTCGCCGCCGACATGGCCACCGCCCGGTGGGCCACCCTGCGCCGGAAGATCATCAACGTCCCCGCCCGGATCGCCACCACCGGCCGCCGGCTGATCCTGCACCTGCCCGCCCGCTGGGCCTGGGCCGAGCACTGGACCACCCTCCACACCGCCGCGACCGGGCCACCACCAGCCACCACGACCTGACCACCCAGCCCCCACGGGCACGACCCAAGGAACCCAAGAGTGGAAGAGCCGGCACAGACCGGCGGCCCCACCACGCCCACAAACCCGCCATCCCCAGCACGCCGCCCGAACAACGACCACCCGGCAGAATCGGTGGATTCTCAATGACTTTGTCAAGCCGTTTGGGCCATCGGTTCTCGCGAGGGTGGGGCGAGTTCGAAGGGTCGGTTGTCGCGGAGCAGGGCCCATAGGACGTCGACGCGTCGGCGCGCCAAGGCGATGAGCGCTTGGACGTGCCCGTGGCCTTGTCCGCGCTTCTTGAGGTAGTAGTCGCGGTTGGGGCCCTCGCGCATCATGGCGGCTGAGGCGGAGAGGTAGAACACTCTGCGCAGCTTGCGCGAGTAGCGCATCGGCCGGTGCAGGTTCCCGGTGCGCCGGCCAGAGTCCCGCGGGACCGGGACAAGCCCGGCGGCCGAGGCGAGCCGTCCGGCGTTCGCATAGGCGGCAAGGTCCCCTGCGGCGGCTACCAGCTCGGCACCGAGGATCGGTCCCATGCCGGGCAGGGACTCGATGATCTCGGCCTGGGGGTGCGCGCGGAAGGTGGTGGTGATCCGGGCGTCGAGGTCGGAGATCCGCGCGCCGAGCGCCAGGAGCTGAGCGGCGAGGTCGGCCACGATGCTGGCCGCCACATCCTGCCCGGGCACGACGGTCTGCTGGGCCTTGGCCGCACCGAGCGCAGCTGCAGCGATCTGGTCGGCGCTGCGCACCTTCCGCTTGACCAGCCATGCCCGCAACCGCGACTCACCCGTCCGGCGGATCGCCTGCGGCGTCTGGTAGCCCGTCAGCAGGACCAACGCACCCCGGCTATGGGCGTAGTCGAAGGACCGCTCCAGCGCAGGGAAGTAGCCGCTGAGCACGTCGCGGAGCCGGTTGACCACGCGGACCCGGTCACCGACCAGGTCGGTGCGGTGGGTCACCAGTAGCCGCAGCTCGGTCACCAGCGCGGTGGCGACCTCGACGTCCTGTAGATCGCCGCGGTGTCGCAGGGTCTCGGCGATGACGTAGGCATCGCGGGCGTCGGTCTTGGCCTCACCGCGGTAGGCGCTGGCCATCTGGTTCACCGTGCGGCCGGGGACGTATCTCACCCGCTGACCGTGGGCTGCCAGCAGTGCCAGCAGCAGTCCCGACATGGTCCCGGTGACGTCTACTCCCCAGACGACCTCGTCGGCGTGGCCAAGGACGCCGGCGATCGCGTCGAGGATGGCGGCCTCGTCGTTGACCACCTTCGTCGACCAGACTGTGGTGCCGGCCTCGTCGATCAGGCAGATCCAGTGATGACCCTTACCGACGTCGACACCAGCCCACCCGGGCGCGATCCGTTGCTTCATCAACTCCTCCTTCGAGCACACGAGCGATTGCCATGGCCCGAAGGAACACCCCGCCGACAGATCCGTAAACAGCGACCAGGACGCGCATCTCAATCAGCAGTCAAGGCGCCCCAGGAGGAACCGGGCGGCCAATCCATCGGAGCCATCAACGGGCGATCAAGGCTCAGCCACACCCAGCCCTCCCGGGCCACCCAAGAACTTACGGATCAGGGCTGAGCCGCCGCGGCCGGCGCCTGAGCCGCCACCGGGGCGCGAGCCCGTCCGCGACCGGCCGCGAGCCCGTCCACGTCCGCCCTACGGGCGGCGGCTGTGCACGTGCTCGAGCACCCGCGCGCCGGGCACCGGTCCGGTGACGAGGAGGATCTCCTTGGCCACCTCCGCGGCGCGCATGACCCCGGCGACGCTGACGGCGTGGGCGTGGTCCAGGGCCAGGGCCGCGACCGTCGGCCCCGAGCCGGACACCAGCGCGGCGAGCGCACCCGCGCGGTCGGCTGCGGCCAGGACGTCCCCGAGCTCGGGCCGCAGCTCCAGCGCCGCCTCCTGCAGGTCGTTGCCCAGCTGGCGGGAGAGCTGGATGGGGTCCCCGGAGAGCAGTGCGGCGAGGACGGCGTCGTCGAGGCGGGGGGCGGGGCCGTCGTCGAGGTCGAGGTGCTGCAGCTGGTCGTACTCGCGGAAGACCTCGGGGGTCGACAGGCCCTCGTCCTGCACGGCGAGGACCCAGTGGTAGGTGCCACGGCTCATGACCGGGGTGATGAGGTCGCCGCGACCGGTCCCCATCGCGGACATGCCGGTCAGGGCGAACGGGACGTCCGCGCCGAGCTCGGACGCGAGCTCGGCGAGCTCGTCACGCGAGAGGCCCGTCCCCCACAGCTGGTCGCAGGCGAGGAGGGTCGCGGCGGCGTCGGCCGAGCCGCCGGCCATGCCGCCGGCGACCGGCACCTGCTTCGTCAGGCTCAGGTGGGCCCCGGCGCGCGTGCCCGAGGTCTCACACAGGAGGACGGCGGCCCGGACGGCGAGGTTGGTGGCGTCGACCGGCAGGTCCTCACCGCGGCCGTGGATCTCCAGGCTGATGCCGTCCGCGCGGGTGGCGACGACGTCCTCGTAGAGGGAGACGGCCTGGAAGACGGTGGCGATCGGGTGGTAGCCGTCCGGGCGCGGGGCGCCGACGCGCAGGGCGAGGTTGATCTTGCCCGGCGCGCGGACCTGGACCGCGATGGGGGTGGCCGTCACGTGGCCAGCGTGCCAGAGGGTCCCCCGGGCCCGCGCGGGGAGGGCCGGTGCTCGGCGATCCGGGCGAAGTCGGCGATGGCGAGCTTCTCCCCTCGCTCGGACGGCTCGACCCCGGCGGCACGCAGCGCCTCCTCGGCAGCCGCGGGCGACCCGGCCCACCCGGCGAGGGCGGCTCGGAGGGTCTTGCGACGCTGGGCGAAGGCGGCGTCGACGACGGCGAAGACCTCCTCGCGGGTCGCCGTCGTCGCCGGTGCGGGGCGCCGGCGGAGCCGCACGAGCGCGGAGTCGACGTTGGGGACCGGCCAGAAGACCGTCCGGGAGATCGTGCCGGCGCGCTCGGCCGAGGCGTACCACGCGGCCTTGGCGGACGGGACGCCGTAGGTGCGCGAGCCGGGCGGGGCGGCGAGCCGGTCGGCGACCTCGGCCTGGACCATCACGAGGACGTCGGTGACGCTGGGCAGGTTGCGAAGCAGCGTGAGCAGCACCGGGACGGCGACGTTGTAGGGCAGGTTCGCCACGAGGCGGTTCGGCGCCACCGGGCCAGGCAGGTCGGCGGGGCCGCGCACGGTCATCGCGTCGGCGGTGAGAACGTCCAGGCGTCCGACGGCGTCGGGCATCCGCTCCGCGACCGTGGCCGCCAAGGCCCGGGCCAGCGGGGGGTCGATCTCGACGGCGACGACGTGCGCGCCCGCCTCGAGCAGCGCCAGGGTCAGCGAGCCCAGGCCCGGCCCGACCTCCAGGACGACGTCACCGGGGGCGACCCCGGCCGCCCGGACGATCCGCCGGACGGTGCCGGCGTCGTGGACGAAGTTCTGCCCGAGGGTCTTGGTGGGCCGCACGCCGAGGACGGTGGAGAGCCGGCGGACGTCGGCCGGGCCGAGCAGGCCGGGAGGTGTGTCGGGCACGTGGCGAGCCTACTGGGGGACGGGGCGGCGCCGCGGGCCCGGCCGTGACCTGCGCGCCCGCCACGACGGCGGCGCCCCGTCAGGGGCGCCGCCGGTTCGTGTGGTCTTCCGCGTTCGGAGCGGCTCCGGTCAGAGGAGGCCGAGCTTGGCGGCGCAGGCCGGCCACTGACCCCAGCCCGCGCGGGCCTGGAGGGTCTGGGCACGCATGGTCTGCTCCGCCGGCGAGGCCTGGGAGGGAAGGCCGGAGCCGCCCACGGAGGCCCAGGTGCTCAGGGAGAACTGGTAGAGCCCGTAGTAGAGCCCGTTCGCGCTCACCGCGGCGGGGTTGCCGCCGGACTCGCACTGGGCGAGCGAGGCCCACACGCCGCTGGTCGGCGCCGCCGGGGCGGACGGCGCGGGGGCCGCGGCCGGGGCGGGCGCGGAGGAGGTGGTGGGCGCGGGAGCCGGGGCGGGGGCCGGCGCGGGCGCGGGCGCGGGACGCTCCTTGGTGCCCACGGCGACGACCTTGTCCACCGGCGCGGTGGTGACCTCGTCGCCGGTCTGCGCCGAGTGCACCTCCTTGCCGTCGACGGTCACCGTGGAGAAGGTGAGGGTCCGGATGCCGGCCTGGCCCTCCTGGACCACCTTCGTCCGGCCCTCGTAGATCGCGTCATCGGCGCGCTCGACGACGGCGAAGTCGACCGGCTGCTCCTCGGTCCGCTCGCCCCGCACGACGCGGGTGACGACGACCTCGGGCGTGCCGTCCTCGGCGGAGCCGACGACGACGCGGTCGATGCGCGAGACCTCGACCTCCGCGGCCTCGAGGGCGTCCGCGAGGTACGCCTCGCCCTCGAGGGTGACGCTCTCGGTGGCGCCGTCGGCGACGACGTCGACCTCCCCGTCGATGACGAGCGGGAGGTCGAGCGCGTCGCGGGCCAGCGAGCGGGACGCCGCGACGGTGACGTCGCGACCGGACTCGAACATGCTCCGGACGAGCTCACCCTGGGTCTGCGCCGTCGTCCACACCTCCTCAGGCTTGCCGTCGACGTCGACCGTGACCTGGCGGGCCGTGCGGAAGACGATGTCGGCACCGTCGCGCAGGGCGGTGTCGGCGGCGGGCGCGAGGAGGTCCTGGCTGCGGACCTCGATGCCCTGCTCGTCCAGCAGACCCTGGACCGAGCCGGCGAACGTGGAGAGGGTGTGGGTCTGGCCGTTGATCTCGAGGTCGATGCTCTTGTGGGCCTGGGCCGCGACGGCGGAGCCGGCGACGAGGACCGGGACGATGCCCAGCGCCAGCCAGCCGAGGCGACGCCTGCGGGGAGCCTCGACGCTCGAGGCGGGGGTGGTGTGCTGCGGGTTGAGGGTGCTCTTGGAGCTCACGGGGTTCCTTCGACGCGGTGCCCGGTCACAGAGCGACGTCGGTGCTCGGCTCGCACCTCGGCGCGGCCGGCCGGCCCCGGGGCGGGGCGGCTCGACGTGTCGGTCTGATCCGGCTGTCGGGCGGGCCGGAGGAGGCCCACGGTGCGGCCCGAGCTGGCGGGCCGGAGGCAACCGTAACCGATTCGTTATCTTTCGGTCTACGTGCGTTGCACCACACGAGCGGACGCGGCGCTCGCGCCCGCACTCAGTACCAGTTGACCGCCTGCGACTGGGACCAGGCCGCGCACGGGGTGCCGTACCGGTCGCCGATGTAGTTCAGGCCCCACGTGATCTGAGTGGCCGGGTTCGTGAGGTAGTCCGCACCGACAGTGGCCATCTTCGACGCGGGCAACGACTGCGGGATGCCGTAGGCGCCGGAGCTCGGGTTCTTCGCCAGGGGGTTCCAGTTGGACTCCTTGGTCCACAGTGCGTCGAGGCAGCTGAACTGGTCGGCGCCCCAGCCCCGGGCGGCGGCGAGCTCGCGGCCGAGCGCGCGCGGGTCGCCGGAGTAGGTCGCCGCGGCAGGGGCAGGGGCAGGAGCGGAGCTCGCCGCCGCGGCGGGCGCCGGGGTCGGCTCGGGCTCGGGCGCCTTGGTGCCCACGCGCACGACCTCGTCGACCTTGACCGACGCGATGACGGAGGCGAGAAGCGTGCGCGAGAGCTCCTCGTCGCCGGCGCGGAGGATCTCGAAGGTCGACGTCGAGACGCCCTCGACCCCCTCGGTCTCGACCTCACGCTCACCCTCGGGCAGCGTCGGGTCGTCCTTCTCCACGGTGGCGAAAGGCTCGACCGTCTCCTCGGTGACCGTCTCGCTGGTGACCCGGGTGACCTCGACGGTCTCCCCGGCCGGCACGGCGCCGGAGATCGGGGCGGAGACGCGGTCGTCGGCGCCGAGGACGATGCCCGCCTCGTCGAGCGCTTCGGCCAGCGTGGCTGCCGTCGTCGTGATCTCGCGCTCCTCGCCGTCGACCGCCACGGTGAAGGTCCGGGCACCGTCGGCCTCGAGCGCCAGACGGCCTGCGATCTCGGAGCGGGAGGCGACGTCGCCGGCCCGCAGCGCCAGCGTGCCGCTCTCGGCGACCGCGACGTCGCCGGGGTCGGCGGGCTCGGCCGCGACCTGGGTGAGGGTGAAGGCTCCCGTACTGACGACGACGACGCCCAGCATACCCGCGCGCACGGCCTTGAGCGTGGCGCCGGAGGCGCGGGTCGGGGCGGCAGCCGCGGCGGGCGCTCGGTGCACCTGCCCGAGGGGCAGTGCCTCGGTGGGGTGGTCCCGGGTGGTGCGCAGGGCGCGACGCGACCCGGGGGTGGGGTCGCTCGGGACGGAGGCGGGCGTGCGGGCGCCGGAGCGCTCGGCAGTGTGACGAGCCAAGGTGAGGGGTCCTGTCCTGGAGGGGAAAGCCGGTTCCGGGGTCGACCGTAACCGATTCGTTATCTGGAGGGAAGCCGTCGGGTGGACAGCTGTCGATGTGACGTTCTCCACACGCGGACCGGACCAA is a window from the Georgenia muralis genome containing:
- a CDS encoding 4-(cytidine 5'-diphospho)-2-C-methyl-D-erythritol kinase, translating into MTATPIAVQVRAPGKINLALRVGAPRPDGYHPIATVFQAVSLYEDVVATRADGISLEIHGRGEDLPVDATNLAVRAAVLLCETSGTRAGAHLSLTKQVPVAGGMAGGSADAAATLLACDQLWGTGLSRDELAELASELGADVPFALTGMSAMGTGRGDLITPVMSRGTYHWVLAVQDEGLSTPEVFREYDQLQHLDLDDGPAPRLDDAVLAALLSGDPIQLSRQLGNDLQEAALELRPELGDVLAAADRAGALAALVSGSGPTVAALALDHAHAVSVAGVMRAAEVAKEILLVTGPVPGARVLEHVHSRRP
- a CDS encoding G5 domain-containing protein, which produces MARHTAERSGARTPASVPSDPTPGSRRALRTTRDHPTEALPLGQVHRAPAAAAAPTRASGATLKAVRAGMLGVVVVSTGAFTLTQVAAEPADPGDVAVAESGTLALRAGDVASRSEIAGRLALEADGARTFTVAVDGEEREITTTAATLAEALDEAGIVLGADDRVSAPISGAVPAGETVEVTRVTSETVTEETVEPFATVEKDDPTLPEGEREVETEGVEGVSTSTFEILRAGDEELSRTLLASVIASVKVDEVVRVGTKAPEPEPTPAPAAAASSAPAPAPAAATYSGDPRALGRELAAARGWGADQFSCLDALWTKESNWNPLAKNPSSGAYGIPQSLPASKMATVGADYLTNPATQITWGLNYIGDRYGTPCAAWSQSQAVNWY
- a CDS encoding IS1380 family transposase, with product MKPSHTIRPVFDESNLVSAAGLVPALRLAESAGLYGLVEGLTVPSPNAGVKTASVVGGMLAGADSIDDLDLLRHGGMGRVFDGVRAPSTLGTFLRSFTHGHVQQLDKVSGALLAGLARQVPALVNSGARAQGIAFVDVDDTIREVHGYAKQAAAYGYSGVRGLNVQLATLSTEVAAPVIVRARLRRGNVASHTGAGQLLAQALGTARAAGVSGPVLCRADSAYYGHAFVATALRHGVWFSVTVRMNPQAKAAIAGIGEDAWTPIRYPHAVWDEAEQRWVSDAEVAEVPFVAFTSRRKAEQVTCRLIVRRVRRLQPLAGDGSEQGELFAAYRHHAFITNSDLDTIEADQRHRGHAIVEQVIAELKDGPLAHLPSGKYAANAAWVAMATIAFNIARAAAVAADMATARWATLRRKIINVPARIATTGRRLILHLPARWAWAEHWTTLHTAATGPPPATTT
- a CDS encoding resuscitation-promoting factor; this translates as MSSKSTLNPQHTTPASSVEAPRRRRLGWLALGIVPVLVAGSAVAAQAHKSIDLEINGQTHTLSTFAGSVQGLLDEQGIEVRSQDLLAPAADTALRDGADIVFRTARQVTVDVDGKPEEVWTTAQTQGELVRSMFESGRDVTVAASRSLARDALDLPLVIDGEVDVVADGATESVTLEGEAYLADALEAAEVEVSRIDRVVVGSAEDGTPEVVVTRVVRGERTEEQPVDFAVVERADDAIYEGRTKVVQEGQAGIRTLTFSTVTVDGKEVHSAQTGDEVTTAPVDKVVAVGTKERPAPAPAPAPAPAPAPTTSSAPAPAAAPAPSAPAAPTSGVWASLAQCESGGNPAAVSANGLYYGLYQFSLSTWASVGGSGLPSQASPAEQTMRAQTLQARAGWGQWPACAAKLGLL
- the rsmA gene encoding 16S rRNA (adenine(1518)-N(6)/adenine(1519)-N(6))-dimethyltransferase RsmA — encoded protein: MPDTPPGLLGPADVRRLSTVLGVRPTKTLGQNFVHDAGTVRRIVRAAGVAPGDVVLEVGPGLGSLTLALLEAGAHVVAVEIDPPLARALAATVAERMPDAVGRLDVLTADAMTVRGPADLPGPVAPNRLVANLPYNVAVPVLLTLLRNLPSVTDVLVMVQAEVADRLAAPPGSRTYGVPSAKAAWYASAERAGTISRTVFWPVPNVDSALVRLRRRPAPATTATREEVFAVVDAAFAQRRKTLRAALAGWAGSPAAAEEALRAAGVEPSERGEKLAIADFARIAEHRPSPRGPGGPSGTLAT
- a CDS encoding IS110 family transposase, coding for MKQRIAPGWAGVDVGKGHHWICLIDEAGTTVWSTKVVNDEAAILDAIAGVLGHADEVVWGVDVTGTMSGLLLALLAAHGQRVRYVPGRTVNQMASAYRGEAKTDARDAYVIAETLRHRGDLQDVEVATALVTELRLLVTHRTDLVGDRVRVVNRLRDVLSGYFPALERSFDYAHSRGALVLLTGYQTPQAIRRTGESRLRAWLVKRKVRSADQIAAAALGAAKAQQTVVPGQDVAASIVADLAAQLLALGARISDLDARITTTFRAHPQAEIIESLPGMGPILGAELVAAAGDLAAYANAGRLASAAGLVPVPRDSGRRTGNLHRPMRYSRKLRRVFYLSASAAMMREGPNRDYYLKKRGQGHGHVQALIALARRRVDVLWALLRDNRPFELAPPSREPMAQTA